Proteins from a single region of Pungitius pungitius chromosome 4, fPunPun2.1, whole genome shotgun sequence:
- the LOC119194912 gene encoding ubiquitin-conjugating enzyme E2 Q2-like has product MSVSGLKAELKFLESIFDPNHERFRIIDWKPDELSCQFNVTGEKPLIIHCNITESYPSTPPIWFVDSDDPSLAQVLERLEDVRKGSTLLLQQLKKLICDLCRLYNLPQHPDVEMLDQPLPAGPVAQDRKHGTEEVTSEEEEEEEMGEDIEDLDHYEMKEEEPVDGKKSEDDGIEKENLAILEKIRKNQRQDHLNGAVSGSVQASDRLMKELREIYRSQSYKTGIYSVELLNDSLYEWHIKLRTVDPDSPLHSDLQVLKEKEGMDYILLNFSYKDNFPFDPPFVRVVSPVLSGGYVLGGGALCMELLTKQGWSSAYSIESVIMQINATLVKGKARVQFGANKNQYNLARAQQSYKSLVQIHEKNGWYTPPKEDG; this is encoded by the exons ATGTCGGTGTCGGGGCTCAAGGCCGAACTGAAGTTTTTGGAGTCCATTTTTGATCCAAACCACGAACGCTTCAGGATCATTGACTGGAAGCCTGACGAACTGAGCTGCCAGTTTAATGTAACTGGGGAGAAGCCGTTAATTATCCACTGTAATATAACG GAATCTTATCCATCTACGCCGCCAATATGGTTTGTGGACTCTGACGACCCGAGTCTGGCGCAAGTTTTGGAGAGGTTGGAAGATGTGAGAAAGGGCAGCACCCTG CTTTTGCAGCAGTTGAAGAAACTCATATGTGATCTTTGTCGGCTGTACAACCTTCCCCAACATCCAGATGTGGAGATGCTCGACCAGCCCCTGCCAGCGGGTCCCGTGGCACAAGACCGAAAG CATGGGACAGAAGAGGTCACAtccgaagaagaggaggaggaagagatgggaGAG GACATAGAGGATCTGGACCACTATgagatgaaagaggaggagccTGTGGATGGGAAAAAATCTGAGGATGATGGCATCGAGAAGGAGAATTTGGCCATCCTGGAGAAAATCCGAAAGAACCAGAGGCAGGACCACTTGAAT GGCGCTGTGTCTGGTTCAGTGCAAGCCTCTGACCGCCTGATGAAGGAGCTTAGAGAGATCTACAGGTCTCAGAGTTACAAGACAG GCATCTATTCCGTCGAGCTGCTTAACGACAGCTTGTATGAATGGCACATCAAGCTGAGGAC GGTGGATCCAGATAGCCCCTTACACAGCGATTTACAAGTCCTCAAGGAAAAGGAAGGaatggattacattttactAAACTTCTCGTATAAA GATAATTTCCCCTTTGATCCGCCGTTTGTCCGGGTGGTTTCTCCTGTGCTTTCTGGAGG TTATGTTCTTGGAGGAGGTGCCCTGTGCATGGAGCTTCTCACCAAACAG GGTTGGAGCAGTGCCTATTCCATTGAGTCTGTCATCATGCAAATCAATGCCACTTTAGTCAAAGGAAAAGCCAGAGTGCAGTTTGGAGCCAACAAA AATCAGTACAATCTCGCCCGAGCACAGCAGTCCTACAAATCCCTGGTCCAGATCCACGAAAAGAACG GCTGGTACACCCCCCCGAAGGAAGACGGCTAA